A genomic window from Agrobacterium tumefaciens includes:
- the pepT gene encoding peptidase T: METTARNDTGLRDELLERFFRYVGIESQSNVAAAELPSTPGQLKLALLLAQELQELGIEDVLVDENAIVTAVRRGSNPNAPRIGFIAHLDTVDVGLSANIKPQIKRFEGRDLCMNEDRHIWLRVADHPEIESWRGGDVILSDGTSVLGADNKAAITVIMTLLARFEDDTPTGDIAVAFVPDEEIGLRGAKALDLARFPCDFAYTIDCCEEGEVVVENFNAASAEIIFTGVSAHPMSAKGVLVNPLLMAIDFISHFDRRDTPEHTVGREGYFWFRDLSASDSEARLKVMIRDFERNSFEERKKRIGEVATLVAAQYPTGAVRSSVLDTYDNIGDHLAADSRAADLLFSALDELGIKKKIVPMRGGTDGAVLSARGIPTPNFFTGAYNFHSRFEFLPVSAFVKSYETARTICKLAAQGGINVRRSAAKFLEAD, from the coding sequence ATGGAAACGACGGCAAGAAACGATACCGGGTTACGTGACGAGCTTCTCGAAAGGTTCTTCCGATATGTCGGCATCGAAAGTCAGAGCAATGTGGCAGCGGCCGAATTGCCCTCGACGCCGGGACAACTGAAACTTGCCTTGTTGCTGGCACAGGAACTTCAGGAGCTCGGCATTGAAGACGTACTTGTCGACGAAAATGCAATCGTCACGGCGGTAAGGCGCGGTTCAAATCCGAATGCCCCGCGCATCGGCTTTATTGCCCACCTCGATACGGTCGATGTTGGACTATCCGCGAATATCAAGCCGCAGATCAAGCGATTTGAAGGGCGCGATTTATGCATGAACGAGGACCGGCACATCTGGCTGCGGGTGGCTGACCATCCGGAAATAGAATCCTGGAGGGGAGGAGACGTCATCCTGAGCGACGGAACAAGTGTACTTGGCGCCGACAACAAAGCGGCAATCACTGTGATCATGACGCTGCTCGCCCGATTTGAAGATGACACGCCTACCGGTGATATTGCGGTTGCCTTCGTGCCGGACGAAGAGATCGGCTTGCGGGGAGCAAAAGCCCTCGATCTTGCCCGTTTCCCCTGCGATTTCGCCTATACGATCGATTGCTGCGAGGAGGGCGAGGTGGTGGTGGAAAACTTCAATGCGGCATCTGCGGAGATTATTTTCACGGGCGTCAGCGCCCATCCGATGTCGGCCAAGGGCGTCCTCGTAAATCCTCTTTTGATGGCGATTGATTTCATCTCCCATTTCGATCGTAGGGATACACCTGAACACACCGTGGGCAGGGAAGGGTATTTCTGGTTCAGGGATCTCAGCGCCAGCGATAGTGAGGCGCGGCTAAAAGTCATGATCCGCGACTTCGAGCGGAACAGCTTCGAAGAGCGCAAGAAGCGAATTGGCGAAGTGGCGACACTTGTTGCCGCACAATACCCGACAGGCGCAGTTCGCAGCTCCGTTTTGGACACATATGACAATATCGGCGATCATCTTGCCGCCGATTCCCGCGCGGCTGACCTGCTGTTCAGCGCTCTTGACGAGCTCGGCATAAAAAAGAAGATCGTCCCGATGCGGGGCGGGACTGATGGTGCAGTGTTGTCCGCTCGCGGCATCCCGACGCCGAACTTTTTCACGGGCGCCTATAACTTCCACTCGCGCTTCGAATTCCTTCCTGTCTCCGCATTCGTAAAATCCTACGAGACAGCCCGGACAATCTGCAAACTGGCGGCACAGGGCGGCATCAACGTGCGGCGCTCCGCTGCAAAATTTCTGGAAGCGGACTGA